A region of Corynebacterium glucuronolyticum DSM 44120 DNA encodes the following proteins:
- the dtd gene encoding D-aminoacyl-tRNA deacylase, which translates to MRAVLTRVTEASVTVDGTVVGAIDCPETGGILALVGVGRDDSGTAWETMARKIAELRILDGELSVTDAHAPVLLVSQFTLMGKTAKGRRPSWSDAAPGPDAEPVIDKIAADLRKRGLTVETGQFGAMMQVSSVNDGPFTVLVEC; encoded by the coding sequence ATGCGCGCTGTACTAACACGAGTGACGGAGGCCTCGGTGACCGTGGACGGAACCGTGGTGGGAGCAATCGATTGCCCGGAGACTGGAGGTATCTTGGCTCTCGTCGGCGTTGGACGGGATGATTCTGGCACGGCGTGGGAGACGATGGCTCGCAAGATTGCCGAGCTTCGTATCCTCGACGGCGAGTTATCAGTCACGGATGCCCACGCTCCAGTTCTGCTCGTCAGCCAGTTCACCCTGATGGGAAAGACGGCCAAGGGTCGCCGCCCGTCGTGGTCAGATGCTGCTCCCGGTCCGGATGCAGAGCCTGTCATTGACAAAATCGCAGCGGATCTCCGAAAGCGCGGTCTCACAGTCGAGACCGGTCAGTTCGGGGCGATGATGCAGGTTTCGTCGGTCAACGATGGTCCTTTTACTGTCCTGGTCGAGTGCTAA
- a CDS encoding DUF7782 domain-containing protein, with the protein MRRTQPQRGGQDHTTSPREALGLDLARVFTACGFTPEGLTQHLGTDVMGCITRGEPAPVEVATAGGRAIDHIVRAAILHLPTDLGAALGSDVLNRCIQAGLVVQTTGSSDGSHLHMFTCDIRPHTIDGATHWVYSDPDPSMHIRTLADDHVMGLGAASRLMLDVIPTTPVARVLDLGTGAGTLLLSQVGHARELWGTDISQRALDLAELTLAGAGAHLVKGSWFEPIENERFDRIIANPPFVIAPPGAAKTYRQSTFELDGATRFVVKSVRDYLTEGGTAHILGAWALHDGEPWEHHVGSFVPDNGVCCWAIQRDEVSPAAYTAMFLRDEGIDPRSDEGRSTTHTWLSYFAENGITRIGLGMIHLSALSAAQPSEVLAEEILTPLAPKTGPEVAEFFTRAQWLREQSPESMLEHTYLVRPTVAKEDVSLPDTEAGSGWRKAALRLTRTDGFSYTHEIDDDFATLIAGLHPQGLALGEVCGLFAMAHGLDEKKLQQQVIPLVVALVQHGMVLPADLVSPQFFQ; encoded by the coding sequence ATGAGACGAACGCAGCCACAGCGAGGCGGACAAGACCACACCACATCTCCACGTGAGGCGTTGGGCCTCGATCTCGCTCGTGTGTTTACGGCGTGTGGTTTTACGCCGGAGGGACTGACACAGCACCTTGGCACCGATGTCATGGGGTGTATCACTCGCGGGGAGCCTGCTCCCGTGGAAGTGGCAACCGCCGGGGGAAGAGCTATCGACCACATTGTTCGGGCGGCGATTCTCCACCTCCCAACTGACCTGGGCGCAGCACTCGGATCAGACGTGCTCAACCGTTGTATCCAGGCAGGACTCGTAGTACAAACCACCGGGTCCTCGGACGGATCTCATCTCCATATGTTCACGTGCGATATTCGTCCACACACGATTGATGGGGCGACGCACTGGGTGTATTCAGATCCGGATCCGTCGATGCACATCCGCACTCTCGCCGACGATCACGTCATGGGGCTCGGCGCTGCGTCCCGCCTCATGCTTGACGTGATTCCTACCACCCCAGTCGCGCGTGTGCTCGACCTGGGCACTGGAGCCGGAACTCTGTTACTGTCACAGGTCGGGCATGCCCGGGAACTATGGGGAACGGATATTTCCCAACGAGCTCTTGACCTCGCTGAGCTCACCCTCGCGGGGGCAGGCGCGCACCTTGTCAAGGGTTCCTGGTTCGAGCCCATTGAGAACGAGCGATTCGATCGCATCATCGCCAACCCGCCCTTTGTCATCGCACCGCCTGGAGCCGCGAAGACCTACCGACAGTCCACCTTCGAATTGGATGGTGCCACGCGCTTCGTTGTGAAATCGGTGCGCGACTATCTCACAGAAGGGGGCACGGCACATATCCTCGGCGCGTGGGCACTGCATGACGGGGAACCGTGGGAACACCATGTCGGCTCCTTCGTGCCCGATAACGGGGTGTGTTGTTGGGCAATCCAGCGCGATGAGGTGTCTCCGGCCGCGTATACAGCTATGTTCCTGCGCGACGAGGGAATCGATCCGCGCTCGGATGAGGGCCGGAGCACGACGCACACGTGGCTTTCCTACTTCGCAGAAAATGGAATCACGCGCATCGGACTGGGAATGATCCACCTCAGTGCGCTCTCCGCTGCTCAGCCGAGTGAGGTTCTTGCAGAGGAGATTCTCACCCCACTGGCGCCGAAAACGGGGCCGGAGGTTGCGGAGTTCTTTACGCGAGCCCAGTGGCTCCGTGAGCAGTCGCCAGAATCCATGCTGGAGCATACGTACCTCGTCCGACCGACAGTGGCTAAGGAGGATGTGTCCCTCCCCGATACGGAAGCCGGGTCGGGGTGGAGGAAAGCCGCACTGAGACTGACCCGCACCGATGGGTTTTCCTACACGCACGAAATTGACGATGATTTCGCCACCCTCATAGCTGGTTTACACCCTCAAGGTCTCGCTTTGGGGGAGGTCTGTGGTCTGTTCGCGATGGCTCACGGCCTGGACGAGAAGAAGCTTCAGCAACAGGTCATCCCGCTTGTCGTTGCTCTTGTCCAGCACGGCATGGTCTTACCGGCTGACCTCGTGTCGCCGCAGTTTTTCCAATAA